In the genome of Pungitius pungitius chromosome 5, fPunPun2.1, whole genome shotgun sequence, the window ttccttttttctagcTTGGGCCAATGGTCGAACATGACGCTGTGCTGATGTGCATTTACAGTAAACACTTGCTGTGGTGTGTCTTTATAGGGTAAAACATAATAAAGCAGTTAATAAATAACACAGATAATAAAGTACAAAATACAGCTTGTGTGATCAGCTTGTGTCTAACCCACTAAGACATATTATGGGGTCggacatttgaaaaaacaagattaattaataaaaaacttaaaatataaGAACCAAAGTATCAAAAAACATGTGAAGAATcataataaatatttcattcgcTCATTcacttgcttttatttttaatacattgttatatttttcaatgttaaagACCAAAACTTTCAGGTTAAATTATCAAAAGATCAGTTCAGAAGACGACTTTTgtcctggatttggctccataaaccttttttcttatgaattgattttgtttgatAAATGCAAATGACACTCATTAATGTTGTTGCAGGTGAAGCTGTGAACCGCCTTCAAACTTCTCcaatattcacagattcatccAACTTGTGTCCACCAAGATGACGCTGACTACATCAATTCTATCTTAAACCTTTAAAgctatttgttttttagatgCAGAGCAGTAATTGTTCTCTAGGATGATATTTATTTGAGTGACTTTAAAAAGGACAGATGGAGGAAGTCAAGAAAGACCTCATCCAAGTGTTAAGGGAGCTCAAGGAGGAGGACTTCAAAGGGTTCAAATGGTACCTGAAGAACAAACCAATCCCGGGAGACCCCCGATCAATCCCACCCTGTGACCTGGAGGAGGCAGACAGGATGGACACAGTGGACCTGATAGTTCGGTGCTACGGCACAGACTCGGTTCAGGTGGCCATGAAGGTTTTGAAAGAGATGCAAATTAACGATCTGACTGAgaaattatccaaaatgaacAATAAGGGTAAGTTGTTAAAAGGAGGAACAAAGAGGATGTGCTGTTTCATTCATGGATGGTCTGCTCTCTGTCAGCTTTGTAATGTTGTGAGTCTCATTAGAAGTTGTTTGGTCACATGCAGGTTTGAGCTCTAAATGACTGACTATTATTAAAGTCAATACAGTCTCAATAAATGTTAATAATAGCAGAGCACCACCTTGTGAGGAGGGATCAAAAAACACACTATAAATCGAGTCTCATAATTGATGTTCACACTATAAGAGGAACTATTCCACATTaagagtttacattttaatttaagcACAGACCAGCTATTATCACACTACAAATGCACAAAGTAATCAGAAAACATCTTGTTTCAGGTGAACTGAATCCTGTGGGAGGAGATCAAGGTGAAGAGACTTTTTATACAACCGTCTAATTATGACACACTTCAGTTATTTCCATGGTCAAAGTTCTCAGAGTCAGTGTTCAGGTAGCTTCAGATAGGCAGAGAAATACAACCAATAGCTTCATCCAAAGGAAATATTATACTATTAAAGTAaagcacttcttttttttgtttattgtcaCAGGCCGGCTCATAGCCTGTGACAAGAATGGGGGACACAAAGTATAGGCCAATCAAAAAAAGAGTttataataaatcaaaaactttaactttaaacaaagaaaagacatgAGGTGTGAGAATGTCATGATGTAAGTTCCCTCTTAgtgaactcgagctgcgtaaaaacgctgtgggaacgcctctgcgtgaccgcgtaaTGAAGCGCGTGTgtaatctaaccaatggcgagctggtacgtcataggcgggcgacgccgggaccagggcgctataaagggacccgaagggcaggaccattcatctctgtgccttcatctagttcatgtgaagtttttccacttagaaatggctgagcagtatgtgcagtgtgcccccccttgcacccgtttcattacgggcagggacttACACGCCCTATGCGTTGTCTGCTTGGgggtggagcacgctcagcagACCCCTCTTCGCCGAAGACGCCTCAGTGAGTATGGGGGCAGAgaccctgtcgagacaggggccgggGCCCGGGGACTagagactccaccccgaggtggtggagctcctgtggaaaggcggtcttacTGAGGTAGACTTGTTttccttcagagagaccactgactttcctctgtgtttgcagtgcaggtgcaggcatggccgaggtcatgtctgtaagcctttttccccggttgctctgctccagggggttctggagaaggtccgtcaggacagtggaagctctttgccacttggtgtgggcaacgacagctggacccagctaactgcccagtcggttcagtactggagttcctgcaggagcgttttgccacaggttcattcccgtccaccatcaaagtatatgtgacggccctgtcggcatcccatgccccactagacatgcgttctctggggagacatcCACTAGTATCtcgcttcctttgtggcaccctgaggctgaggccagcagccagcactagagttccgtcctgggacttggccatcgtactagagggtctccccttcagggaacgaaggttacatacgtaaccgagagacggtGTAAAGTGCATGGATGAGTGAACCTGTATGTGTAAACATGACTGAGCGTGAACAACATAAACTTtcaaaggaacaaacaaaacaggatcatacctggaggagcagggagagacagagagagaagtggtTAGATGCCTTCTTTATATACCCAGAGCCCAGGTGGCTCCAATCACTAATGACCCTCTTTTGCCTACAGGAGGAACCGCCCCTGCAAGGCAGAAGAGGAGCCTTGACATTCCAAGGATGGACCTTCTCGACAAATTACCTAAAATGTCCCCTACAGGTAAGTtgttaaaaagagaaacaaagacgaCAGAAGTAAAGATGAGGTATGTGCTTCATGAATCCTCCTCATCCCAGGAGGGCAGAGCTCTTCTGAAGCTCATCTCCCTCTGAAGGATGTGCTTAATGTGCTGTTTCATTCATGGATGGTCTGCTCTCTGTCGGCTTTGTTATGTTGTGTGTCTCATTAGAGGTTGTTTGGTCACATGCAGGTATGAGCTCTAAATGACTCACATTAATTAGATTATTAAAGTCAATACATTCTTaataaatgttattaataaCAGAGCACCACCTTGTGAGGAGGGATCAATAAACTATAAATTGAGTCTAATTGATGCTAACTCTGGAACTATTCCACATTAAGAGTTTACATTGTAATTTAAGCACAGACCCGCTATTATCACACTACAAATGCACAAAGTAATCAGAAAACATCTTGTTTTAGGTAAACTGAATCCTGTGGGAGGAGATAGAAGTCAAGGTGAAGAGACTTTTTATACAACTGTCTAATTATGACACATTTCAGTTATTTCCATGGTCATAGTTCTCAAAGTATCTTCAGATAGGCAGAGATATACAACCAATAGCTTAATTCAAGGaacatattttactattaaagtAAAGCACATGTTTGTGTCATCTCCTTTTTTTGGTTCATTCAGAGATTTTCACCAAATGTCAACAGCAACTCAAATCTAACCTGAAAAAGAAGTTCCAGTCtttgtttgagggcatcgctaaagcaggaaaggcaacccttctgaatgagatctacacagagctctacatcacagagggagggactgcagaggtcaatcaagaacatgaggtcagacagattgaaacagcatcctggaaaccagccagaccagaaacaaccatcagacaagaagacctccTCAAATCCTCAGCTGAAGGagaggaaccaatcagaacagtgatgactaagggagtggctggcattgggaaaacagtcttgacacagaagttcactctggactgggctgaagacaaagaccaccaggacatacagttcacatttccattcaccttcagagagctgaatgtgctaaagaagaagttcagcttggtgggacttgttcatcacttcttcagtgaaaccagagcagcaggaatctgcaggtttgaagagttccaggttgtgttcatctttgatggtctggatgagtgtcgacttcctctggacttccacaacactCAGATCCTGACTGAAGTCACAGAGTcggcctcagtggatgtgctcctcacaaacctcatcagggggaagctgcttccctctgctcgcctctggataaccacacgacctgcagccgccaatcagatccctcctgagtgtgttggcatggtgacagaggtcagagggttcactgacccccagaaggaggagtacttcatgaagaggttcagagttgaggagcaggccagcaggatcatctctcacatcaagacctcacgaagcctccacatcatgtgccacatcccagtcttctgctggatcactgctacggttctggaggaggtgttgaaggccaaagagggaggagagctgcccaagagcctgactgagatgtacatccacttcctggtggttcagtccaaattGAAGAAGttcaagtacgatggaggagctgagacggatccacactggagtccagagagcaggaagatgatcaagtctttgggaaaactggcctttgatcagctgcagaaaggcaacctgatcttctatgaatccgacctgacagagtgtggcatcgatatcagagcagcctcagtgtactcaggagtgttcactcagatctttagagaggagagcggactgtaccaggacaaggtgttctgcttcgtccatctgagtgttcaggagtttctggctgctctccatgtccatctgaccttcttcagctctggtgtcaatctgctgtcaggAGAACCTGAACCAATGCGCTTCTACCAGAGTGCTGTAGACAAGGCCTTACAGAGttctaatggacacctggacttgttcctccgcttcctcctgggtctttccctggagaccaatcagcgtctcctacgaggtctgctgtcacagacaggaagttgcTCACAGACCAATAAGGAgacagtccagtacatcaagaagaagatcagtgagaatgtgtctccagagaaaagcatcaatctgttccactgtctgaatgaactgaatgatgtttctctagtggaggagatccaacagtTCATTAgttcaggacgtctctccacagataaactgtctcctgctcagtggtcagctctggtctacatcttactgtcatcacaagaagat includes:
- the LOC119224829 gene encoding NLR family CARD domain-containing protein 3-like; translated protein: MHKVIRKHLVSGELNPVGGDQGGTAPARQKRSLDIPRMDLLDKLPKMSPTGKLNPVGGDRSQEIFTKCQQQLKSNLKKKFQSLFEGIAKAGKATLLNEIYTELYITEGGTAEVNQEHEVRQIETASWKPARPETTIRQEDLLKSSAEGEEPIRTVMTKGVAGIGKTVLTQKFTLDWAEDKDHQDIQFTFPFTFRELNVLKKKFSLVGLVHHFFSETRAAGICRFEEFQVVFIFDGLDECRLPLDFHNTQILTEVTESASVDVLLTNLIRGKLLPSARLWITTRPAAANQIPPECVGMVTEVRGFTDPQKEEYFMKRFRVEEQASRIISHIKTSRSLHIMCHIPVFCWITATVLEEVLKAKEGGELPKSLTEMYIHFLVVQSKLKKFKYDGGAETDPHWSPESRKMIKSLGKLAFDQLQKGNLIFYESDLTECGIDIRAASVYSGVFTQIFREESGLYQDKVFCFVHLSVQEFLAALHVHLTFFSSGVNLLSGEPEPMRFYQSAVDKALQSSNGHLDLFLRFLLGLSLETNQRLLRGLLSQTGSCSQTNKETVQYIKKKISENVSPEKSINLFHCLNELNDVSLVEEIQQFISSGRLSTDKLSPAQWSALVYILLSSQEDLEVFDLKKYSASEKALLRLLPVVKASNKVLLSDCNLSERSCEVLSSVLSSQSSSLRELDLSNNDLQDSRVKLLCDGLKSPHCHLETLSLSGCLITEEGCASLVSALSSNPSHLRMLDLSYNHPGDSGVKMLSDGLKDPHWGPETLRVEPAGVRWMTPGLRKYSCELTIDTNTVNRNLKLSDDNRKVTRVKKEEVQSYPDHPDRFHYWPQLLCRTGLTGRCYWEVEWSGRVKVSVSYRGIKRKGNNRDCLFGHNDQSWSLGCHDKTYSVRHNNTVTPITSSSFSSSGRVAVYVDCPAGSLSFYRVSSDSLIHLHTFSTTFTEPLYPGFLLSPRSGSSVSLCSL